A single Symbiobacterium thermophilum IAM 14863 DNA region contains:
- the ytxC gene encoding putative sporulation protein YtxC, which yields MQAITIGTAAGIDEIRQRLDDEFRFLREEGLQVRIGQSHRGSFAFLDCAVDGAGRSSQADALLRHSVASALSDVIVEKWESDLIRKIIRGSYSYFSRDEQDLIADYTGRTLNGGSDSPNGYKVNRKSLILHRLRDYFDTADELVLEGFVNFRLRDYIEELEDAVDRAVDEFLMEREHREFIRLLRHFVEIQEPRIEHVHVLLGPGHAFRLLDDDGGAIRSEALEEFVVEMVESEVSYEDLLISALITLAPRSLTVHLADRPPGRDEALETILGVFGDRTVRCEGCPVCSQATAAACEPSQATLHH from the coding sequence GTGCAAGCGATCACGATAGGGACTGCGGCAGGAATCGACGAAATTCGCCAGCGCCTGGACGACGAGTTCCGGTTCCTCCGGGAAGAGGGCCTGCAGGTGCGCATCGGCCAGTCACACCGGGGGAGCTTCGCCTTCCTCGACTGCGCGGTGGACGGCGCAGGCCGGTCCTCCCAGGCCGACGCCCTCCTGCGCCACTCTGTCGCCAGCGCCCTGTCCGACGTGATCGTGGAGAAGTGGGAGAGCGATCTCATCCGGAAGATCATCCGCGGCTCGTACTCCTACTTTTCGCGGGACGAGCAGGATCTCATCGCAGACTACACCGGACGCACCCTGAACGGCGGCAGTGACTCCCCCAACGGATACAAGGTCAACCGCAAGAGCCTGATCCTGCACCGGCTGCGGGACTACTTCGACACCGCCGACGAGCTGGTGCTCGAGGGCTTTGTCAACTTCCGGCTGCGCGACTACATCGAGGAGCTGGAAGACGCCGTGGACCGGGCGGTTGATGAGTTTCTGATGGAGCGGGAGCACCGGGAGTTCATCCGACTCCTGAGGCATTTCGTCGAGATTCAGGAGCCCCGCATCGAGCATGTGCACGTGCTGCTGGGTCCCGGCCACGCCTTCCGGCTGCTCGATGACGACGGCGGCGCCATCCGCAGCGAGGCCCTGGAGGAGTTTGTGGTGGAGATGGTGGAGAGCGAGGTCAGCTACGAGGACCTGCTCATCTCCGCGCTGATCACGCTTGCGCCCCGTTCCCTCACGGTTCACCTCGCCGACCGGCCTCCCGGCCGGGACGAGGCCCTGGAGACGATTCTCGGCGTGTTCGGCGATCGCACGGTGCGGTGCGAGGGCTGCCCCGTCTGCAGCCAGGCCACGGCTGCGGCCTGCGAGCCGTCCCAGGCCACGCTGCACCACTGA